From Thermogladius calderae 1633, a single genomic window includes:
- a CDS encoding 30S ribosomal protein S26e, protein MPKKRESRGRRKGDKGKVEMIQCDNCGRLVPADKAICVTRMYSPVAPQLAQELEKKGAIIMKYPVRKCYCISCAIHYGIIKVRPEEERKARGLVI, encoded by the coding sequence ATGCCAAAGAAGAGGGAGAGTAGGGGACGTAGAAAGGGTGATAAGGGCAAAGTAGAGATGATACAGTGTGACAACTGCGGGAGGCTTGTCCCCGCAGACAAGGCTATATGTGTCACGAGAATGTACAGCCCTGTAGCTCCTCAATTAGCTCAAGAACTAGAGAAGAAGGGCGCCATAATAATGAAGTACCCTGTTAGGAAGTGCTACTGTATATCGTGCGCTATACACTACGGTATTATCAAGGTCAGACCAGAGGAAGAGAGGAAGGCTAGAGGGCTGGTTATTTAG